The genomic stretch CGCATGCGCTTCGAGGCCGACGAGCTGAGCCTGGTGGGCGGCGTGCGCCACGGGCGCACCCTCGGCTCTCCGGTGGCGGTCGAGATCGGCAACTCCGAGTGGAAGCGCTCCGACAAGTGGCACGACGAGATGTCGCCTGCCCCCGGCGCCACGACCCAGCCCCTCACCCAGCCCCGGCCCGGCCACGCCGACCTGGCCGGCATGCAGAAGTACGGCTTCGACGATGCCCGCGACGTGCTCGAGCGGGCGTCGGCCCGCGAGACCGCGGCCCGGGTGGTTGCCGGCTCGCTCGCCAAGTCGCTGCTGGCCACCATCGGCGTGCAGGTCCTCTCCCACGTGGTCCAGATGGGCCCGGTCAGGAGCAAGGCCACCGACCGTCCCACGCCCGCCGATCTCGCCCGCGTCGACGCCTCCGAGGTGCGTTGCTTCGACCCGGCCGCCGAGGCGGCGATGATCGAGGAGATCAAGGACACCGCCAAGGAGGGCGACTCCCTCGGCGGTGTGGTCGAGGTGCTCGCCTACGGGGTGCCCGTCGGCCTCGGCAGCCACGTCCACTGGGACCGCAAGCTCGACGCCGCCCTGGCACGGGCGCTCATGAGCATCCAGGCGGTCAAGGGCGTGGAGGTCGGCGACGGCTTCGAGGTCGCCGGCCGTCGTGGCTCGGCGGCCCACGACCCCATCCACTGGGACGCCGAGGCCGGCGACTACCGCCGTGGTTCCACGCTTGCTGGTGGGGTCGAGGGCGGCATGTCCACCGGCGAGCTGCTCGTGGCCCGGGCGGCCATGAAGCCCCTCGCCACCCTCAACCGCCCCACCCTCGCCACCGTCGACGTCGTCACCAAGGAGGAGACGGTGTCGTTCAAGGAGCGCACCGACGTCACGGCCGTGCCGGCCATGGGCGTGGTGGCCGAGACCATGGTGGCCCTCGTCTTGGCCGACGAGGCCGCCCGCAAGTTCGGCGGCGACTCCGTCGACGAGCTGGTGCGCAACCGCGATGCCTACTTGGCCAGCCTCCGGGCCTGACGTGGCCGGTGGTTCCAGCGAAGCCCCCCGAGGACGGGTCCCCGACACCCACATCGTCCTCGTCGGGATGATGGGGTCGGGCAAGACCACCGTCGGCTCCCTGCTGGCCGGCCGCCTCGACCGCGAGCTGATCGACAGCGACGCGCAGGTGGAGGCCCGCAGCGGGCGGACCGTCCGCGAGATCTTCGAGACCGACGGTGAGCCCGCCTTCCGAGTGCTCGAGACCGAGGCCCTCGCCGCTGCGCTCGCCTCCGAGACCCCTGCGGTCATCGCCGCCGCCGGGGGGGCGGTGCTCGACCCGGCCAACCGGCAGCGCATCGCCGACGCCGGCGAGGTCGTGTGGCTCGACGCCGACCTGGCCACCCTCACCCGCCGCGCCACCGACGGCGACCACCGGCCCCTCCTCGCCGACGACCCCGAAGCGACCCTCGCCCGCATGGCCGAGGAGCGCCGGCCGCTCTACCACGACGTCGCCGACCACGAGGTCGACGTGGCCGACTGCGGGCCGGAGCAGGCGGTCGAGCGCATCCTGGAGGCGATCTCCAGGTGATCACCGTCCCCGTCGACCTCGGCGACCGCTCCTACGACGTCCTCGTCGGCCACGGCGCCCGCCACCGCCTCACCGAGGTGCTCCCGACCGGCGTGCAACGAGCGGCGGTGGTGACCCAGACCGCCATCGGGGTCGAGGTCGACCCCGGCGTCGAGCACCGGACCTTCACCATGGGCGACGGCGAGGACGCCAAGTCGCTCGAGACGGTCGAGGAGCTGTGCCGGGGCTTCGCCCGGTGGGGCCTCACCCGCGGCGACGTGGTGGTCGCCGTCGGCGGGGGAGTGGTGACCGACACCGCCGGCTTCGCTGCCGCCGTCTACCACCGGGGGGTGCCGGTGGTGCACGTGTCGACCACCCTCCTCGGCCAGGTCGACGCCGCCATCGGCGGCAAGACGGGGGTCAACGTGCCCGAGGGCAAGAACCTCGTCGGCGCCTTCTGGCAGCCCGCTGCCGTGCTGTGCGACACCGAGGTGCTCGAGGCCCTCCCCCCGCGCGAGTACCGCAGCGGCCTCGGCGAGATGGCCAAGTACCGATTCCTCGGCGCCCCCGACCTGCTCGACCTCAGCCTCGAGGAGCGGGTCGCCGCATGCGTGCGCATCAAGGCCGAGGTGGTCGCCTCCGACGAGCGCGAGAGCCCGAGCGGCTCGTCAGAGCGGGGGACAGGTGGCGGTCGCCGCGCCACCTTGAACTACGGCCACACCCTGGCGCACGCCCTCGAGACCGCGGGCGGCTACGACCTGCGCCACGGCGAGGCGGTGGCCATCGGCCTCGTCTTCGCCGCCGAGCTGGCGCACCGCCTCGGCCGGATCGACCGCGCCCGGGTCGACGAGCACCGGGCCACCGTGGCCGCCTACGACCTCCCCATGCACGTGCCGCGGGGGCTCGACCCCGACGAGCTCGTCGAGCTCTTCGCCCGCGACAAGAAGGCCGTCGGCGGCGTCACCTTCGTGCTCGACGGCCCCGACGGCGTCGAGACGGTCACCGGCGTGCCACGCCCCACCATCGACGCCGCCCTGGAGGCCTGCCGCGCATGACCGCCACCGACCGCCCCGTCGTCCTGCTCCTCAACGGGCCCAACCTCAACCTCCTCGGCGAGCGAGAGCCGGAGGT from Acidimicrobiales bacterium encodes the following:
- the aroC gene encoding chorismate synthase; the encoded protein is MIRFLTAGESHGRALVVIVEGLPAGLPVTVEEIGAELARRRLGYGRGPRMRFEADELSLVGGVRHGRTLGSPVAVEIGNSEWKRSDKWHDEMSPAPGATTQPLTQPRPGHADLAGMQKYGFDDARDVLERASARETAARVVAGSLAKSLLATIGVQVLSHVVQMGPVRSKATDRPTPADLARVDASEVRCFDPAAEAAMIEEIKDTAKEGDSLGGVVEVLAYGVPVGLGSHVHWDRKLDAALARALMSIQAVKGVEVGDGFEVAGRRGSAAHDPIHWDAEAGDYRRGSTLAGGVEGGMSTGELLVARAAMKPLATLNRPTLATVDVVTKEETVSFKERTDVTAVPAMGVVAETMVALVLADEAARKFGGDSVDELVRNRDAYLASLRA
- a CDS encoding shikimate kinase yields the protein MAGGSSEAPRGRVPDTHIVLVGMMGSGKTTVGSLLAGRLDRELIDSDAQVEARSGRTVREIFETDGEPAFRVLETEALAAALASETPAVIAAAGGAVLDPANRQRIADAGEVVWLDADLATLTRRATDGDHRPLLADDPEATLARMAEERRPLYHDVADHEVDVADCGPEQAVERILEAISR
- a CDS encoding 3-dehydroquinate synthase family protein — translated: MITVPVDLGDRSYDVLVGHGARHRLTEVLPTGVQRAAVVTQTAIGVEVDPGVEHRTFTMGDGEDAKSLETVEELCRGFARWGLTRGDVVVAVGGGVVTDTAGFAAAVYHRGVPVVHVSTTLLGQVDAAIGGKTGVNVPEGKNLVGAFWQPAAVLCDTEVLEALPPREYRSGLGEMAKYRFLGAPDLLDLSLEERVAACVRIKAEVVASDERESPSGSSERGTGGGRRATLNYGHTLAHALETAGGYDLRHGEAVAIGLVFAAELAHRLGRIDRARVDEHRATVAAYDLPMHVPRGLDPDELVELFARDKKAVGGVTFVLDGPDGVETVTGVPRPTIDAALEACRA